One stretch of Halobacillus litoralis DNA includes these proteins:
- a CDS encoding transglycosylase domain-containing protein, whose product MSNKPENGRKKLDIRSLWQSGTIQKNGRITYDVVWNVILFFIIIGVIGLFFAGGVGAGYFASLVKDEEVRSEEQMKETIYNYSETSTMFFNDEKTEIGDVRSDLYREEVQLEQINEHLRNAVIATEDEYFGEHKGVVPKAVMRAVVQEVTNSSVKTGGSTLTQQLVKNQILTNEVSFERKAKEMLLALRIERFLDKDEILEAYLNIVPFGRNANGQNVAGVQTAAQGIFGVDAKDLTLAQSAFIAGLPQSPFGYTPFYNDGTIKEPENLEAGIDRMHEVLERMHEAGYITQAEYDEAMKFQINEETLTDPKATVLGTYPAINQEVQGRAKAFIKDYLMKENGHTEKDLAEDEELSEEYETMAESELSAGGYQIHTTLDKEVYDAMQKVRDSYTEGNWPWGKETALNSEGQEVKVDSPLQLGSMIIENSTGKIYGFIGGYDFEEENLNHATQARRSNGSTMKPLLVYGPSFDMGAAQPGSVIADVPFYYNSGKEVRNFSRNHRGFVSARYALAKSYNVPAVKQYKKIQSQKPVENYLVKMGMEENLVKDDYTNESMALGGLRYGITVENNVNAYATFGNKGKFVDAYMIEKIETKDGETIYEHEVEETEVYSPQAAYLTIDVMRDVLEYGTGSRVRGLLYNRGVDWAGKTGTSQSTRDSWFVATNPNVTVGMWTGFAEGNMQHLNYNSRTQGLWADVVNAVSELRPELMIPENDFQSPGGLVTRSYCATSGLLASDLCSSVGLAKSDLYDADYAPTKVDDSLISGDFVRVKDQLVVAGPNTPGEFIIDGGGVTLSPEFLEENGYTSSEVLRELLPNSGAWSNVALPSTESIGSTASSIDNDGQAPAAPGL is encoded by the coding sequence ATGTCTAATAAACCGGAAAACGGGCGAAAGAAGCTGGATATACGCTCTTTATGGCAGAGTGGCACCATCCAGAAAAATGGCCGGATCACCTATGATGTCGTATGGAACGTCATCTTATTTTTTATCATCATCGGTGTTATCGGGTTATTCTTCGCAGGTGGTGTAGGCGCCGGCTATTTCGCTTCTCTTGTGAAAGATGAAGAAGTCAGAAGTGAAGAGCAGATGAAAGAAACGATTTATAACTATTCAGAAACCTCGACCATGTTCTTCAACGATGAAAAAACAGAGATTGGAGATGTCAGATCGGATCTCTATCGTGAAGAAGTCCAATTAGAGCAGATTAATGAACATTTGAGAAATGCTGTAATTGCGACAGAAGATGAATATTTCGGGGAACACAAAGGTGTGGTTCCGAAAGCGGTTATGCGGGCTGTTGTTCAGGAAGTAACCAACTCCTCCGTCAAGACAGGTGGAAGTACCTTGACCCAACAGCTGGTCAAAAACCAAATCCTGACGAACGAAGTATCATTTGAACGTAAAGCCAAAGAAATGCTGCTGGCACTGAGAATTGAACGATTCCTTGATAAAGATGAGATTTTGGAAGCCTATTTAAACATCGTACCTTTTGGCAGAAATGCGAATGGTCAAAATGTGGCAGGCGTACAAACAGCCGCCCAAGGTATTTTTGGTGTGGATGCCAAAGACTTAACATTGGCTCAATCCGCTTTTATTGCAGGATTACCTCAATCCCCGTTCGGATATACTCCTTTTTATAATGATGGAACGATTAAAGAACCAGAAAACTTAGAAGCGGGAATCGACCGTATGCACGAAGTTCTGGAACGTATGCATGAGGCTGGGTACATCACCCAGGCAGAGTATGATGAAGCGATGAAGTTCCAGATTAATGAAGAAACGTTAACAGATCCAAAAGCTACGGTTTTAGGGACATATCCTGCTATTAACCAGGAAGTCCAAGGTAGAGCGAAAGCATTCATTAAAGATTACTTAATGAAAGAAAACGGTCATACCGAAAAAGACCTTGCAGAAGACGAAGAGTTAAGTGAGGAATATGAGACGATGGCAGAGAGTGAACTTTCTGCCGGGGGATACCAGATTCATACCACACTAGACAAAGAAGTCTATGATGCTATGCAGAAAGTAAGAGATTCCTATACGGAAGGGAACTGGCCTTGGGGTAAAGAAACGGCATTGAACAGTGAAGGCCAGGAGGTAAAGGTTGACTCACCTCTCCAGCTGGGAAGTATGATTATTGAAAACTCTACAGGCAAGATTTATGGTTTCATCGGGGGTTATGATTTTGAAGAAGAAAATCTCAACCACGCAACACAGGCCCGCCGTTCAAACGGTAGTACTATGAAGCCGCTACTAGTATATGGACCTAGTTTTGATATGGGAGCAGCTCAACCTGGTTCTGTGATTGCAGATGTTCCGTTTTACTATAATAGCGGGAAGGAAGTTCGTAACTTCTCGAGAAACCATAGAGGGTTTGTTTCTGCACGTTATGCCCTTGCCAAATCTTATAACGTGCCTGCAGTAAAACAATACAAAAAAATTCAATCTCAAAAGCCTGTAGAAAACTATTTAGTTAAAATGGGAATGGAAGAGAACTTAGTTAAAGATGACTACACGAATGAGTCAATGGCACTTGGTGGGCTTAGGTACGGAATTACAGTTGAAAACAACGTAAACGCTTATGCTACATTTGGGAATAAGGGTAAATTCGTGGATGCATACATGATTGAAAAAATCGAAACAAAAGATGGAGAAACCATCTACGAACATGAAGTGGAAGAAACAGAAGTGTACAGTCCACAGGCAGCTTACCTTACTATTGATGTCATGCGGGATGTTTTGGAATACGGAACTGGTTCAAGAGTCCGCGGGTTACTGTACAATCGCGGCGTCGACTGGGCTGGAAAAACCGGGACATCACAATCAACCCGAGACTCCTGGTTTGTAGCTACGAACCCTAATGTTACAGTAGGCATGTGGACAGGTTTTGCGGAAGGAAACATGCAGCACTTGAACTACAACTCGCGTACGCAGGGCTTATGGGCGGACGTTGTCAATGCCGTGTCTGAACTCCGACCAGAGTTGATGATTCCAGAGAACGACTTTCAAAGCCCAGGTGGTTTAGTTACACGGTCTTATTGTGCAACATCAGGATTGCTGGCATCTGATCTATGTTCTTCTGTCGGTCTTGCCAAGAGCGATCTATACGACGCCGATTATGCTCCAACTAAAGTAGATGACAGTTTAATTAGCGGTGATTTTGTACGTGTCAAAGATCAACTGGTCGTAGCAGGTCCAAATACACCTGGTGAATTTATTATCGATGGTGGCGGAGTTACACTCAGCCCTGAATTCTTAGAAGAAAATGGATACACAAGTTCTGAAGTATTGAGAGAACTCTTGCCGAATTCAGGTGCATGGTCTAATGTGGCTCTCCCTTCCACAGAAAGTATCGGCTCCACAGCTTCATCCATTGATAATGATGGACAAGCACCAGCCGCACCAGGTCTGTGA
- a CDS encoding acetoin utilization protein AcuC, which translates to MTCHAGFVYSEEFTTYRFRDDHPFNQMRVVMTKELLEAAGALSDKDIIAPRLATEEELSLAHSKKYIEAVKKAGQGLLTEDEGMEYGIGTEDTPIFKGMHKASQLLVGSTLSAIDAVMEGNVKHALNLGGGLHHGFERKASGFCIYNDGAVGIKYIREKYDAKVLYVDTDAHHGDGVQWAFYDDPNVCTFSIHETGRYLFPGTGNVNERGLKEGYGYSFNVPIDAFTEDESFLNVYESAFREIVDFFKPDVIVTQNGADAHHFDPLTHLCSTMKIYEAIPKLAHELAHEYCEGKWIALGGGGYDIWRVVPRAWAQIWKVMNDQTPFQGSLPVEWVQKWQKEAPVNLMETWHDPPGAFKPIPRREEITEKNKKVLAKALQLIHNQKKFNSM; encoded by the coding sequence ATGACGTGTCATGCTGGTTTCGTCTACTCCGAAGAATTTACGACGTACCGTTTCCGTGACGATCACCCTTTCAATCAAATGCGTGTGGTGATGACCAAAGAATTGTTAGAAGCTGCAGGTGCATTATCTGACAAGGACATTATTGCTCCCCGTCTGGCTACAGAAGAGGAGTTATCGCTCGCGCATAGTAAAAAGTATATTGAAGCTGTCAAGAAGGCTGGGCAAGGGTTATTGACAGAAGATGAGGGTATGGAATATGGCATAGGCACCGAAGATACTCCGATCTTTAAGGGCATGCATAAAGCGTCTCAGCTACTCGTCGGGAGTACATTATCGGCAATCGATGCAGTCATGGAAGGAAACGTGAAGCACGCATTGAACCTGGGCGGTGGCTTGCATCACGGTTTTGAACGTAAAGCCTCTGGATTTTGCATCTATAATGATGGTGCCGTAGGAATTAAATATATAAGAGAAAAATACGATGCTAAAGTCCTGTATGTGGATACCGATGCGCACCATGGCGATGGTGTACAGTGGGCTTTTTATGATGATCCGAACGTATGCACTTTTTCCATTCATGAAACAGGACGATACCTCTTTCCTGGCACGGGAAACGTAAATGAGCGTGGACTGAAAGAAGGCTACGGTTATTCCTTTAATGTACCGATCGATGCCTTTACAGAAGATGAATCTTTTTTAAACGTTTATGAATCCGCTTTCAGGGAAATTGTCGATTTCTTCAAGCCAGATGTCATTGTCACACAAAATGGCGCCGATGCCCACCATTTTGATCCTTTAACTCATTTATGCTCTACAATGAAAATTTACGAAGCCATTCCCAAATTGGCACATGAACTCGCTCACGAATACTGTGAAGGTAAGTGGATTGCTCTCGGAGGGGGCGGATATGACATCTGGAGAGTCGTTCCACGGGCGTGGGCACAAATTTGGAAGGTGATGAATGACCAAACCCCTTTCCAAGGTTCCTTACCAGTGGAATGGGTACAAAAATGGCAAAAGGAAGCTCCTGTGAACTTGATGGAAACATGGCATGATCCGCCAGGTGCTTTCAAGCCTATTCCACGGCGAGAAGAAATAACGGAAAAGAACAAAAAAGTGTTAGCAAAGGCCTTACAATTAATCCATAATCAAAAAAAGTTTAATTCTATGTAA
- the murC gene encoding UDP-N-acetylmuramate--L-alanine ligase — protein MTTYHFIGIKGTGMSSLAQILHDSGEKVQGSDVEKRFFTQEVLESKNIEILPFSKENIQEGLTIIAGNAFSDDHEEIQEAKELGLPFYRYHEFLGEWLQNYTSIAVTGAHGKTSTTGLLAHVLSENYPTSYLIGDGTGKGHENSQYFAFEACEYRRHFLSYKPDYAIMTNIDFDHPDYFSSVDDVFQAFQEMAKQVKKGIIACGDDEHLQHIQANVPVLYYGLADTNDFQAQNITETSEGTSFDVFVRNNYYDTFTIPQYGNHTVLNALSVIALCHYENMQSEEIKKLATFKGVKRRFTEKQWHDQILVDDYAHHPIEINATIETARKKYKDRPVVAIFQPHTFTRTKTFLNEFAESLNEADNVYLCDIFGSARENEGKLTINHLQELIPDSRVLHLEEVQQLSAHENGVLLFMGAGDIQKFQEAYEKQND, from the coding sequence AGGATCAGATGTTGAAAAACGTTTTTTCACTCAAGAAGTTTTAGAATCTAAGAATATAGAAATTCTGCCTTTTTCAAAGGAAAACATTCAAGAAGGATTGACGATTATTGCAGGGAATGCTTTCAGTGATGATCATGAGGAAATACAAGAAGCAAAAGAGCTGGGACTGCCGTTTTATCGTTATCATGAATTTTTAGGGGAGTGGCTGCAAAACTATACAAGTATTGCAGTGACTGGCGCTCATGGTAAGACCTCAACAACAGGATTATTGGCACATGTTTTATCTGAAAATTATCCGACTTCTTATCTTATTGGAGATGGTACAGGTAAGGGCCATGAAAATAGTCAATACTTTGCTTTTGAGGCTTGCGAATATCGACGTCATTTCCTCTCCTATAAACCGGATTACGCGATCATGACGAATATTGATTTCGACCACCCTGATTATTTCAGTAGTGTGGATGATGTATTCCAGGCTTTTCAGGAGATGGCGAAACAAGTTAAAAAAGGAATCATTGCTTGCGGAGATGATGAGCATCTCCAACATATTCAAGCGAATGTACCGGTTCTGTATTATGGACTGGCAGATACAAATGATTTCCAAGCTCAGAACATAACCGAAACATCAGAAGGAACTTCATTTGATGTTTTCGTCAGAAACAATTATTATGATACCTTTACCATTCCACAGTATGGCAATCATACCGTATTGAATGCGTTAAGTGTCATAGCGTTATGTCACTATGAAAATATGCAGTCAGAGGAAATTAAAAAGCTTGCTACATTTAAGGGTGTTAAACGACGGTTTACAGAAAAACAGTGGCATGACCAGATTTTAGTAGATGATTATGCCCACCACCCGATCGAAATTAACGCCACGATTGAAACGGCTCGTAAAAAATATAAGGATCGACCTGTAGTCGCGATTTTTCAGCCTCATACATTCACCAGAACGAAAACGTTCCTCAATGAGTTCGCTGAAAGTCTGAACGAAGCGGATAACGTTTACCTTTGTGATATTTTCGGCTCTGCACGAGAAAATGAGGGCAAATTGACCATTAATCATTTGCAAGAGTTGATTCCAGACTCCCGCGTTTTACACTTAGAGGAAGTCCAGCAGCTTTCCGCACATGAAAATGGTGTTCTATTGTTTATGGGAGCAGGGGATATTCAGAAGTTCCAAGAGGCTTATGAAAAGCAGAACGATTAA
- the ytxJ gene encoding bacillithiol system redox-active protein YtxJ, with the protein MKQEVIKNKEDFINIVEACKEFFLLKHSLTCPISAAAHQQFDRFAEETSVPCFILFVQESRALSDHIAEYTGIRHESPQVIQFQEGEAVWHDSHSAITKERLLEV; encoded by the coding sequence TTGAAACAAGAAGTGATTAAAAACAAAGAGGATTTTATTAACATCGTAGAAGCTTGTAAAGAGTTTTTCTTACTGAAGCATAGTCTAACCTGCCCGATCAGTGCGGCTGCTCATCAACAGTTTGATCGTTTTGCTGAAGAGACATCTGTACCTTGCTTTATTCTATTTGTTCAGGAATCAAGAGCATTATCGGACCATATTGCTGAATACACAGGAATTCGTCATGAATCCCCTCAGGTTATTCAGTTTCAAGAAGGAGAAGCTGTATGGCATGACAGTCATTCGGCTATCACTAAAGAAAGATTGTTAGAAGTCTAA
- the motS gene encoding flagellar motor protein MotS, whose protein sequence is MNLKRRKDNKKGAPKWMTTYADMITLVLVFFILLFSMSQINLVKFEAIAESFRNRMIFDFYPSAIESDYPTEQTKIQESGEKNNEFEDPIENPDHVASNEAEQTEDLEELKKEVDEYLEENELSDIIAATQTERGVVLVLEEQLLFETSRAEILDGAKPFLAKVGKLLKNIPNFVKVEGHTDNRQINTYRYPSNWELSGARASSVIRYIIQNTEGLEPERFTAVAYGETRPIAPNDSEENWSKNRRVEIVILDPDYESPST, encoded by the coding sequence ATGAATCTTAAGCGAAGAAAGGATAATAAGAAAGGCGCACCTAAATGGATGACTACATATGCGGATATGATCACATTGGTGCTCGTGTTTTTTATTCTTTTATTCTCCATGTCTCAAATCAACCTAGTAAAGTTTGAAGCCATAGCAGAGTCTTTTCGTAATCGGATGATTTTTGATTTTTACCCATCGGCTATTGAGAGTGATTATCCTACTGAACAGACGAAGATTCAAGAGAGTGGGGAAAAAAATAATGAGTTTGAAGACCCCATAGAAAACCCGGATCATGTGGCATCTAATGAGGCTGAGCAGACGGAAGATCTCGAAGAATTAAAAAAAGAAGTCGATGAATATTTAGAAGAAAACGAACTCAGTGACATCATTGCTGCCACTCAAACAGAGCGGGGTGTCGTTTTGGTATTAGAAGAACAATTGCTGTTTGAAACGAGCCGTGCTGAAATTTTGGATGGGGCAAAACCTTTTTTGGCTAAAGTCGGGAAACTCTTAAAGAATATTCCTAATTTCGTTAAAGTGGAAGGTCATACCGATAACCGGCAAATCAACACTTATCGTTATCCTTCTAACTGGGAGTTATCTGGAGCTAGAGCAAGCAGCGTCATCCGGTATATCATTCAAAATACGGAAGGGTTAGAACCCGAACGTTTTACTGCTGTGGCTTATGGAGAAACAAGGCCGATAGCACCGAATGATTCAGAAGAGAATTGGAGTAAAAACCGGAGAGTTGAAATCGTGATTCTTGATCCGGATTATGAAAGCCCCTCTACTTAA
- a CDS encoding DUF948 domain-containing protein: MIIILYIAALIAAVAFAVLVIFLARTLTAVRRTMNNVADTLEGVEKQMEGITLETTELLNKTNKLAEDVGEKSQKLNTLVDGVKGIGDTVQEFNQSIRSVSKGLTQSAHENTDTAAQAMKWGQVAINLWKKAKKEETKS; the protein is encoded by the coding sequence ATGATTATTATTCTGTACATTGCTGCACTAATTGCAGCAGTGGCTTTTGCTGTTCTTGTCATCTTTTTGGCGAGGACGCTTACGGCCGTGCGCCGTACAATGAACAATGTTGCTGACACACTTGAAGGTGTGGAAAAGCAAATGGAAGGAATCACCTTAGAGACAACCGAGCTCTTGAATAAAACCAATAAATTGGCTGAAGATGTCGGAGAAAAGTCACAAAAGTTGAATACTTTAGTTGACGGAGTCAAGGGAATTGGTGACACAGTTCAAGAATTCAACCAGTCAATTCGATCTGTATCCAAAGGGTTAACCCAGTCAGCCCATGAAAACACGGATACAGCAGCTCAAGCCATGAAATGGGGGCAAGTGGCCATTAATTTGTGGAAGAAAGCAAAGAAAGAAGAGACTAAATCTTAA
- a CDS encoding bifunctional 3-deoxy-7-phosphoheptulonate synthase/chorismate mutase: MSNQNLDQLRSQLDEVNLQLLNLINKRGDLVKGIGQIKEQQGMNRFDPVRERAMLDQLSQHNNGPFEDSTIVHLFKEIFKAALELQEDDHRKALLVSRKKKPEDTVVEIKGEKVGNGAPSFIMGPCSVESYEQVSTVAKAVKDQGLKLLRGGAFKPRTSPYDFQGLGIEGLKMLKQAADEQDLAVVSEIVNPADLEEALDYLDVIQIGARNMQNFELLKAAGSVNKPVLLKRGMSATISEFINAAEYIISRGNQDIILCERGIRTYEKATRNTLDISAVPILKQETHLPVMVDVTHSTGRRDLLLPAAKAALAIGADGVMAEVHPDPAVALSDSAQQMDIPTFHSFMEELKKI; encoded by the coding sequence ATGAGTAATCAAAATCTTGACCAGTTACGTAGCCAATTAGATGAGGTTAATTTACAGCTTTTGAATTTAATCAATAAACGCGGTGATCTGGTAAAGGGAATTGGTCAAATTAAAGAGCAGCAAGGGATGAACCGCTTTGACCCTGTAAGGGAAAGAGCCATGCTCGATCAATTATCTCAACATAATAACGGTCCTTTCGAGGATTCAACAATCGTTCACTTATTCAAAGAAATCTTCAAGGCTGCTTTGGAGTTGCAAGAAGATGACCATAGAAAGGCTCTGCTTGTATCACGGAAGAAAAAGCCCGAAGATACCGTTGTAGAAATCAAAGGGGAAAAGGTCGGAAATGGAGCACCTTCCTTCATCATGGGACCTTGTTCCGTAGAAAGTTACGAACAGGTATCAACGGTTGCAAAAGCTGTTAAAGACCAAGGGCTTAAACTTCTGCGCGGAGGTGCATTCAAGCCGAGAACTTCTCCTTACGACTTCCAAGGACTGGGCATTGAAGGCCTTAAAATGCTCAAGCAGGCAGCGGACGAACAGGATTTAGCCGTTGTCAGTGAAATCGTAAATCCTGCGGACCTGGAGGAGGCACTGGATTACTTGGATGTAATACAAATTGGTGCACGTAACATGCAGAACTTTGAACTACTTAAAGCGGCCGGCTCTGTGAATAAACCGGTCCTATTAAAACGAGGAATGTCCGCGACAATTTCTGAGTTCATTAATGCAGCAGAATACATTATTTCTAGAGGAAACCAGGATATCATTCTTTGTGAACGAGGTATCCGGACGTATGAGAAAGCAACGAGAAACACCCTTGATATCTCTGCTGTACCTATACTAAAACAAGAAACTCATTTACCTGTAATGGTGGATGTGACACACTCTACAGGGCGTCGTGATCTTTTATTGCCTGCAGCGAAAGCAGCTTTAGCCATTGGTGCTGATGGCGTCATGGCAGAGGTTCATCCAGATCCAGCTGTAGCCCTGTCCGATTCAGCGCAACAAATGGATATCCCTACGTTCCACTCATTCATGGAAGAGTTGAAAAAGATTTAA
- a CDS encoding YtxH domain-containing protein, translating to MSQQNQQNGNGRDFVLGSLIGGLVGAAVALLFAPKSGRELRDNINSSSSEWKERAGEWKDVAYEKSGVWKDKAVESSSQLSKNVTEKSQQFSGAVKDKVKNFRSNEEDEAEKAAQEVAEAIEEAAQELEKQQDSTTSSNL from the coding sequence ATGAGTCAACAAAATCAACAAAATGGTAATGGAAGAGATTTCGTTCTAGGTTCTTTAATTGGTGGACTCGTAGGAGCTGCCGTAGCCCTATTGTTCGCACCAAAATCTGGTCGTGAACTTCGGGATAATATCAATAGCAGCTCCAGTGAATGGAAAGAGCGTGCTGGAGAGTGGAAAGACGTTGCTTATGAGAAAAGTGGCGTATGGAAAGATAAGGCCGTAGAGTCTTCTTCCCAACTTTCTAAAAACGTAACAGAAAAGTCTCAGCAGTTCAGTGGAGCTGTGAAAGATAAAGTGAAGAACTTCCGCTCAAATGAAGAAGATGAAGCTGAAAAAGCAGCTCAAGAAGTGGCAGAAGCCATTGAAGAAGCTGCACAAGAGCTTGAAAAGCAACAAGATTCCACGACATCATCTAATTTATAA
- a CDS encoding GNAT family N-acetyltransferase produces MNHEKTYNYEAFDTKHGPVIVEGPLPSEDLEKYTFNEGLTAFRPPEKQFEAIKGIADFEEGRIIIARHNEEIVGYVTYLHPDPLERWSEGNMEDLIELGAIEVIPRFRGYRIGSRLLRVSMMDEYMENYIIISTEYYWHWDLKGTGLNIWDYRKVMEKMMAAGGLTPSPTDDPEIISHPANCLMVKIGRHVPETSVEQFDKLRFLTRHQYRMRR; encoded by the coding sequence ATGAATCATGAAAAAACGTATAATTACGAGGCATTTGACACAAAACATGGACCTGTCATCGTAGAAGGTCCATTGCCCTCCGAAGATCTTGAGAAATACACATTCAACGAAGGTTTGACAGCCTTCCGTCCCCCAGAAAAACAATTCGAGGCCATTAAAGGAATTGCAGACTTTGAAGAAGGACGCATTATTATTGCAAGGCATAATGAAGAAATTGTCGGGTATGTAACCTACCTCCACCCTGACCCCCTGGAACGTTGGTCAGAAGGAAATATGGAAGACCTCATAGAGCTTGGAGCTATAGAAGTCATTCCAAGATTCCGCGGCTATCGTATCGGCTCGCGTCTATTAAGAGTCTCTATGATGGATGAGTATATGGAAAATTACATCATTATTTCTACCGAATACTATTGGCACTGGGATCTTAAAGGTACGGGACTGAACATTTGGGATTATCGAAAAGTCATGGAAAAAATGATGGCAGCAGGAGGACTGACCCCCTCCCCGACCGATGATCCGGAAATTATATCCCACCCTGCAAACTGCTTGATGGTGAAAATAGGACGCCATGTTCCCGAAACTTCTGTTGAACAATTTGATAAATTAAGGTTCTTAACTAGACACCAATATCGAATGAGGAGGTAG
- the motP gene encoding flagellar motor protein MotP: MTKKDLLTPIGITVGFAMVMFGIMANAGFGGVKSFIQVSSIFIVLGGLAAAILVNFNMSEVKLTFRVTKEAFKTSDMNLRELISLFVSLSEKARREGLLALESELEEVEDPFIKKGILLAVDGIEPEVINDIMKAEIVAVEERHQRGRAIIEKAGEYAPAWGMIGTLIGLVLMLQSLSNPATLGPQMAVALLTTFYGTLLANLVFIPMAGKLENKTYEEIFIKQVIIEGVIGVQSGQNPKILEEKLSAFLSESDKKVEEKEQLEEDTLGATANES; encoded by the coding sequence ATGACAAAAAAAGATTTATTGACTCCCATCGGAATTACTGTCGGTTTTGCCATGGTCATGTTTGGGATCATGGCAAACGCCGGTTTCGGGGGAGTTAAGTCGTTTATTCAAGTTTCTTCAATCTTTATCGTTCTTGGGGGACTTGCAGCTGCGATTCTAGTAAACTTCAATATGAGCGAAGTGAAGCTCACGTTCCGTGTGACAAAAGAGGCTTTTAAAACGAGTGACATGAATTTAAGAGAGTTGATTTCCTTGTTCGTAAGCTTATCGGAAAAAGCAAGGAGAGAAGGTTTACTTGCTCTTGAGTCAGAACTGGAAGAAGTAGAAGATCCTTTTATTAAAAAGGGGATTCTTCTGGCTGTAGATGGAATTGAACCAGAGGTTATCAACGACATTATGAAAGCAGAAATCGTAGCCGTTGAGGAACGTCATCAAAGAGGGAGAGCCATCATTGAGAAGGCAGGGGAGTATGCACCTGCTTGGGGAATGATTGGGACATTGATTGGGCTGGTGCTTATGCTGCAAAGCTTATCCAATCCTGCAACTCTTGGCCCTCAAATGGCTGTAGCCCTGCTCACTACTTTTTACGGTACATTGCTTGCCAACTTAGTCTTTATTCCAATGGCTGGGAAGCTTGAAAACAAAACTTATGAAGAAATATTTATTAAACAAGTCATTATTGAAGGTGTCATAGGTGTTCAGTCTGGGCAGAACCCTAAAATCTTAGAAGAGAAACTAAGTGCTTTTTTATCTGAAAGTGATAAGAAAGTAGAAGAGAAGGAACAACTGGAGGAAGATACATTAGGAGCTACGGCTAATGAATCTTAA
- the ccpA gene encoding catabolite control protein A, producing the protein MNVTIYDVAREANVSMATVSRVVNGNPNVKPATRKKVHDAIERLGYRPNAVARGLASKKTTTVGVIIPDISSIFFAELARGIEDIATMYNYNIILSNSDQNKDKELHLINAMLGKQVDGLIFMGGDITEDHIREFKTSSVPIALAATVDETKETPSVNINYEEAAYDATKLLLENNKQIAFVSGPENTVINTGKVEGFKRAMKESGEDQPEKWMVTGDYSYDSGLEAVEQIVEMDNQPTAIFVSSDEMALGVIHGAQDRGIRVPEDMEVFGFDNTRLATMVRPTLSTVVQPMYDIGAVAMRLLTKLMNKEEVEEQNVILPHRIIERNSTQQK; encoded by the coding sequence ATGAATGTAACAATATATGATGTAGCAAGAGAGGCCAATGTATCGATGGCGACGGTATCGAGGGTGGTTAATGGGAACCCCAATGTAAAACCAGCGACTCGGAAAAAGGTACATGATGCCATTGAGAGACTTGGGTATCGACCGAACGCTGTCGCTCGTGGATTAGCAAGCAAAAAGACAACAACTGTCGGAGTAATCATTCCCGATATTTCAAGTATTTTCTTTGCAGAATTAGCGCGTGGAATTGAAGATATTGCAACGATGTACAATTACAACATTATTTTGAGCAACTCTGATCAGAATAAAGATAAAGAACTTCATTTAATTAACGCCATGTTAGGTAAACAAGTGGACGGGCTGATCTTCATGGGCGGAGACATTACTGAAGATCATATCCGTGAATTCAAAACTTCATCTGTCCCGATTGCTCTTGCTGCAACGGTAGATGAGACAAAAGAAACACCATCTGTAAATATTAATTACGAAGAAGCTGCTTATGATGCAACGAAGCTGCTACTTGAAAATAATAAGCAAATTGCTTTCGTATCAGGACCTGAAAATACAGTCATTAATACAGGAAAAGTTGAAGGCTTCAAACGTGCCATGAAGGAAAGTGGCGAAGACCAGCCGGAAAAATGGATGGTTACGGGCGATTACTCTTATGATTCAGGACTAGAAGCTGTAGAACAGATCGTGGAGATGGACAACCAGCCAACTGCGATTTTCGTCTCTTCAGATGAAATGGCTCTTGGTGTCATTCACGGAGCCCAAGACCGCGGCATTCGCGTTCCTGAGGACATGGAAGTCTTTGGCTTTGATAACACACGTCTAGCTACAATGGTACGTCCAACGCTTTCTACAGTGGTGCAGCCAATGTATGATATTGGAGCGGTGGCCATGCGTCTTCTAACGAAATTAATGAATAAGGAAGAAGTAGAAGAGCAGAACGTCATTTTGCCACACAGAATTATCGAAAGAAACTCAACTCAGCAAAAATAG